The following proteins are co-located in the Noviherbaspirillum sp. UKPF54 genome:
- a CDS encoding flagellar brake protein: MTDFATNNFAPIPFEEMNLQVGTRLQIMVVRDQKPTQYFTTLIGYVKDEYMLMKIPVEHGVLMSFHEGEKLTIRVFTGVKVCSFNTFVERVFMHPYFYAHLTFPKSVRAASLRMAMRVKVDIAGTIAPREAGAAGQMPVRIDNLSISGALLESSGEIGKRDDNVVLSFVLPIQPGNHEVPISAQARICNTGLRKASAPNKPDIHVCGVQFVALDSMQEMALQNLTYEAQIGDRHKLV; the protein is encoded by the coding sequence ATGACGGACTTTGCGACGAATAATTTTGCACCCATTCCGTTTGAAGAGATGAACCTGCAGGTCGGAACCCGCCTGCAGATCATGGTGGTGCGCGACCAGAAACCGACGCAGTACTTCACCACGCTGATCGGCTATGTGAAAGACGAATACATGCTCATGAAGATCCCTGTCGAGCATGGCGTGCTCATGTCGTTTCACGAGGGGGAGAAACTGACGATCCGGGTGTTTACCGGAGTCAAGGTCTGCTCGTTCAATACCTTTGTCGAGCGGGTATTCATGCATCCGTATTTCTATGCGCACCTGACGTTTCCGAAATCGGTGCGCGCTGCCAGCCTGCGCATGGCGATGCGGGTCAAGGTCGATATCGCCGGCACGATTGCGCCGCGCGAGGCCGGCGCCGCCGGTCAAATGCCGGTTCGCATCGACAACCTCAGCATCAGCGGCGCGCTGCTGGAATCATCCGGCGAGATCGGCAAGAGAGACGACAACGTCGTCCTGTCCTTCGTGCTGCCGATCCAGCCGGGCAATCACGAAGTGCCGATCAGCGCACAAGCCAGGATATGCAACACCGGCCTGCGCAAGGCGAGCGCGCCAAACAAGCCGGACATTCATGTATGCGGCGTGCAATTCGTCGCACTGGACTCGATGCAGGAGATGGCGCTGCAGAACCTCACTTACGAGGCGCAGATCGGCGACCGGCACAAGCTGGTATGA
- a CDS encoding EAL domain-containing protein, producing the protein MTTQPKSTPVPATSGATGFLFNPVHQLLILFGLLLSAIWAVVYFQTEITYARIMQAARSDGSSLSRAFAEQVKASVRGIDLSLISLRETWMRNPADFHEAVHRQQNYFVREMSFQVAVIDAAGMLVYSSLDPGSKPVSLADREHFQVHRERRTDQLFISKPVFGRVSNRWSVQFTRPILGPDNRFLGVVVMSVSPENFARVYDTFASPQQGVVVLLKSSGEILARSPHPEVGLGKTLVGRPYLGPQAMESGSFQDRAQTDFIERIYSWRRLKDLGLVVLVGQTVDHELVPYYRQRNVLVASGIAGSALLGICTFLVILGIRQRVRATAALRTSEERSRLRVVALEKVGNAVVVTNTRAEIEWVNRAFEELTGYTRDEAFGRRIAELLKSGEQDAQFYKDMWRDIQAGKTWRGELVNRRKDGSLYHEELVITPVKAPAGAITQFVGIKQDISDRKYHERALRQSHELLAKLSSHVPGVIFQYRVYPDGRVAAPFISQALWDIYELNPEQVREDASAIGARHHPEDAEAVVAALQRSARTLEPWHQEYRVLLPRRGERWLLGDARPERLEDGSVQWHGAITDITDSKQAEEQLRVAAVAFESQEGMVVTDARGRILRVNRAFEDLTGYSATDAIGQTPAMLKSGRQDADFYRQMWADIELKGHWEGEVWNRKKSGDIYPEWLVITAVKDRQGRVTHYVGAFFDITTRKNADAQIRNLAFFDPLTSLPNRRLLTDRVTQALAASARNGHHGALMLIDLDHFKTLNDTLGHDVGDQLLIQVAQRLTASVRECDTVARLGGDEFVVMLQDLSGEEATAAMQIETVVEKILAALGQPYPLKGVEGGYRNTPSIGISQFRGHDEPFDVLLKQADIALYKAKEAGRNTSRFYSAEMQAALNEKAALEAGLREALAADGFELHYQPQVDEAYDIVGVEALLRWPAAAQPPARFIAIAEETGLIHQIGQWVMETACAQLAAWSGRPETSHLTMAVNVSAKQFRQPGFVPMVRAALVASGADPALLKLELTETTILGDVDEAIGKMRALRELGIRFALDDFGTGYSSLSYLRRLPVDQVKIDQSFMRDLTGASGGGAIVQAIIGMSRTLDLQVIAEGVETQEQLAFLAAHRCRHFQGFLFGHPAPAARIEEMLATRRPDIAQGGVR; encoded by the coding sequence ATGACAACCCAGCCGAAATCCACACCTGTTCCAGCGACTTCCGGCGCCACCGGGTTTTTATTCAACCCTGTCCACCAGCTGCTGATCCTGTTTGGTCTGCTGTTGTCGGCCATCTGGGCCGTTGTCTACTTTCAGACCGAAATTACCTATGCACGCATCATGCAAGCCGCCAGGAGCGACGGCAGCAGCCTGTCGCGCGCCTTCGCCGAACAGGTCAAGGCGTCAGTGCGCGGCATCGACCTGTCCCTGATTTCGCTGCGCGAGACCTGGATGCGCAATCCCGCGGATTTCCACGAGGCGGTGCATCGCCAGCAGAACTACTTTGTGCGGGAAATGAGCTTTCAAGTCGCTGTGATCGACGCTGCCGGCATGCTCGTCTACAGCAGCCTCGATCCCGGCAGCAAACCGGTCTCGCTCGCCGACCGCGAGCATTTCCAGGTGCACCGCGAACGGCGCACCGACCAGCTGTTCATCAGCAAGCCGGTGTTCGGGCGCGTATCCAACCGCTGGTCGGTCCAGTTCACCCGGCCCATCCTCGGGCCGGACAATCGGTTCCTGGGCGTGGTCGTGATGTCGGTTTCGCCTGAGAATTTCGCCCGTGTCTACGATACCTTCGCGTCGCCGCAGCAAGGCGTGGTCGTTCTGCTGAAATCGAGCGGCGAGATCCTGGCCCGCTCGCCGCATCCGGAAGTCGGCCTCGGCAAGACGCTGGTCGGCCGGCCCTACCTCGGCCCGCAGGCGATGGAAAGCGGCAGTTTCCAGGACAGGGCGCAGACCGACTTCATCGAGCGAATCTACAGTTGGCGTCGGCTCAAGGATCTCGGGCTGGTGGTGCTCGTCGGCCAGACGGTCGACCATGAGCTCGTTCCCTACTACCGGCAACGCAACGTGCTGGTCGCCAGCGGAATTGCAGGTTCGGCCCTGCTCGGAATTTGCACCTTTCTCGTGATCCTGGGAATACGGCAGCGCGTGCGCGCCACAGCCGCGCTCAGGACCAGCGAGGAGCGCAGCCGCCTGCGTGTGGTGGCGCTGGAGAAGGTCGGCAACGCGGTGGTGGTCACCAATACGCGCGCGGAAATCGAGTGGGTGAACCGCGCCTTCGAAGAGCTGACCGGCTACACCAGGGACGAGGCGTTCGGCCGCCGCATCGCCGAACTGCTCAAATCCGGCGAACAGGATGCGCAGTTTTACAAAGACATGTGGCGGGACATCCAGGCCGGCAAAACGTGGCGCGGCGAGCTGGTCAACCGGCGCAAGGATGGCAGCCTGTACCACGAGGAGCTGGTGATTACGCCGGTCAAGGCGCCTGCGGGCGCCATCACGCAGTTCGTCGGCATCAAGCAGGACATCTCGGACCGCAAGTACCATGAAAGAGCGCTGCGCCAGAGCCACGAACTGCTGGCGAAGCTGTCCTCGCACGTTCCCGGCGTGATCTTCCAGTACCGCGTTTATCCGGATGGACGCGTCGCCGCTCCCTTCATCAGCCAGGCGCTGTGGGACATCTACGAACTCAATCCGGAGCAGGTGCGCGAAGACGCCTCGGCCATCGGCGCGCGCCACCATCCGGAGGATGCGGAAGCCGTCGTCGCCGCGCTGCAGCGCTCGGCCAGAACGCTGGAGCCCTGGCATCAGGAGTATCGCGTCTTATTGCCCCGGCGCGGCGAGCGCTGGCTGCTCGGCGACGCGCGGCCGGAAAGGCTGGAAGACGGCAGCGTGCAATGGCACGGCGCCATCACCGACATCACCGACAGCAAGCAGGCGGAAGAACAGCTGCGGGTCGCCGCGGTGGCGTTCGAGTCGCAGGAAGGCATGGTGGTGACCGATGCGCGCGGCCGTATCTTGCGCGTCAACCGCGCCTTCGAGGATCTCACCGGCTATAGCGCCACCGACGCGATCGGGCAAACGCCCGCCATGCTCAAGTCCGGCCGGCAGGACGCGGATTTCTACCGCCAGATGTGGGCCGACATCGAGCTCAAGGGGCACTGGGAAGGCGAGGTCTGGAACCGGAAGAAGAGCGGCGACATTTATCCGGAGTGGCTCGTCATCACCGCCGTGAAGGACCGACAGGGGCGGGTGACGCACTATGTCGGCGCTTTTTTCGACATCACCACGCGCAAGAACGCGGACGCCCAGATCCGCAATCTCGCCTTTTTCGATCCACTCACCAGCCTGCCCAACCGCCGGCTGCTCACCGACCGCGTCACGCAGGCGCTCGCCGCCAGCGCGCGCAACGGCCATCACGGCGCGCTCATGCTGATCGACCTCGATCACTTCAAAACGCTCAACGACACCCTTGGCCATGACGTCGGCGACCAGCTGCTGATCCAGGTGGCGCAGCGCCTGACGGCATCGGTGCGCGAGTGCGACACGGTGGCGCGGCTGGGAGGCGACGAGTTCGTCGTCATGCTGCAGGACCTGAGCGGCGAGGAAGCCACCGCCGCGATGCAGATCGAAACAGTGGTGGAGAAGATACTCGCCGCGCTCGGCCAGCCCTATCCGCTGAAGGGAGTCGAAGGCGGGTATCGCAACACGCCGAGCATCGGCATCAGCCAGTTCCGCGGCCACGATGAGCCGTTCGACGTGCTGCTCAAGCAGGCCGACATCGCGCTCTACAAGGCAAAGGAAGCGGGGCGCAACACCAGCCGTTTCTACAGCGCGGAAATGCAGGCAGCGCTGAATGAAAAAGCGGCGCTGGAAGCAGGCTTGCGCGAGGCGCTCGCCGCCGACGGCTTCGAGCTGCATTACCAGCCGCAGGTCGACGAGGCATACGACATCGTGGGTGTGGAGGCGCTGCTGCGCTGGCCTGCGGCGGCGCAGCCACCGGCGCGGTTCATCGCGATTGCCGAGGAAACCGGCCTGATCCACCAGATCGGCCAGTGGGTGATGGAGACCGCCTGCGCTCAGCTGGCGGCGTGGAGCGGCCGGCCGGAAACAAGCCATCTGACGATGGCGGTCAACGTCAGCGCGAAGCAGTTTCGTCAGCCCGGCTTCGTGCCGATGGTGCGCGCCGCGCTGGTGGCGAGCGGCGCCGACCCCGCGCTACTCAAGCTGGAGCTGACCGAGACCACGATTCTCGGCGATGTCGACGAGGCGATCGGCAAGATGCGCGCGCTGCGCGAGCTGGGAATACGCTTCGCGCTGGACGATTTCGGCACCGGCTACTCGTCGCTGTCCTATCTGCGGCGCTTGCCGGTCGACCAGGTGAAGATCGATCAGTCCTTCATGCGCGACCTCACCGGCGCCTCCGGCGGCGGCGCTATCGTGCAGGCCATCATCGGCATGAGCCGGACGCTCGACCTGCAGGTGATTGCCGAGGGAGTAGAGACCCAGGAGCAGCTGGCGTTTTTGGCCGCCCATCGCTGCCGCCACTTCCAGGGCTTCCTGTTCGGCCATCCGGCGCCGGCCGCGCGCATCGAGGAAATGCTGGCGACCCGGCGCCCGGACATCGCGCAAGGCGGTGTCCGATGA
- the petA gene encoding ubiquinol-cytochrome c reductase iron-sulfur subunit: MNGTTKPDRGRRTLLVATGAAAGIPALSGAGALLGTLQPSERAKAAGAPVEVDISDLAPGQMKTVEWRGKPVWILRRTPNMLDALKSSTGQLADPDSERNKDEVTPAYARNAHRSIKPDILVAIGICTHLGCSPSEKFSPGAQPSLPDDWAGGFLCPCHGSTFDLAGRVFKNKPAPDNLPIPRHMYASETRIVIGKDESGEA; encoded by the coding sequence ATGAACGGCACCACAAAACCCGATCGCGGGCGGCGCACGCTGCTCGTCGCCACCGGCGCGGCCGCCGGCATTCCGGCGCTGTCCGGCGCCGGCGCGCTGCTCGGCACACTGCAGCCGTCCGAGCGCGCGAAAGCCGCTGGCGCCCCGGTCGAGGTCGACATCTCCGACCTCGCGCCCGGCCAGATGAAAACCGTGGAATGGCGCGGCAAGCCGGTATGGATACTGCGGCGCACGCCGAACATGCTGGACGCCCTGAAGAGCAGCACCGGCCAGCTGGCCGATCCGGATTCCGAACGCAACAAGGATGAAGTGACGCCGGCGTACGCGCGCAACGCGCACCGCTCGATCAAGCCGGACATCCTGGTCGCGATCGGCATCTGCACTCATCTCGGCTGCTCGCCCAGCGAAAAGTTTTCCCCGGGCGCCCAGCCCTCGCTGCCCGACGACTGGGCGGGCGGCTTTCTCTGCCCCTGCCACGGCTCGACCTTCGACCTGGCCGGGCGCGTCTTCAAAAACAAGCCGGCTCCGGACAACCTGCCCATACCTCGGCATATGTATGCCAGCGAAACCCGGATCGTCATCGGCAAGGATGAGTCCGGCGAAGCCTGA
- the ccoG gene encoding cytochrome c oxidase accessory protein CcoG, giving the protein MKANELKSIPIHPVQPKVAERSLYEVRRKIYPRAVHGWFAHWRWALVWLTQLLFYGLPWLNWNGRQAVLFDLQARKFHIFGLILWPQDFIYLSALLVLSALSLFLFTAVAGRLFCGYACPQTVYTEIFMWIERRIEGDRSARIRLDGEHFSLRKLGLKSAKHAAWLAVAGWTGFTFIGYFTPIRTLATEVAAFSLGPWQTFWIFFYSFATYGQAGFMREQVCKYMCPYARFQSAMFDKDTLIITYDAERGEPRGARGKKADPKTLGLGDCIDCNVCVQVCPTGIDIRKGLQYECIACAACVDSCNEVMGKMGYEKGLIRYTTQNAMANKWNKHTIWRHVLRPRTLIYTSLLLTILFAAGLSLALRTPLKVDVIRDRGMPRTMDNGAIENVYRLQVMNTDEQPHRFVIDVSGPSGIAVSSEPVFDMPAAATRAVPVRVTLQPSAAGAGSNPIRFTVRDKERPDVSVTEKAVFLVPR; this is encoded by the coding sequence ATGAAGGCCAACGAACTCAAATCGATCCCGATCCACCCGGTGCAGCCGAAGGTGGCCGAGCGCAGCCTGTATGAAGTGCGCCGGAAGATCTATCCGCGCGCGGTGCACGGCTGGTTCGCGCACTGGCGCTGGGCGCTGGTATGGCTCACGCAGCTGCTGTTCTACGGCCTGCCCTGGCTGAACTGGAACGGCCGCCAGGCGGTGCTGTTCGACCTGCAGGCGCGCAAGTTCCACATCTTCGGCCTGATCCTGTGGCCGCAGGATTTCATCTACCTGTCGGCGCTGCTGGTGCTATCCGCGCTATCGCTGTTCCTGTTTACCGCAGTCGCCGGCCGGCTGTTCTGCGGCTATGCCTGCCCGCAAACGGTCTATACCGAAATTTTCATGTGGATCGAGCGCAGGATCGAAGGCGACCGTTCGGCCCGCATCCGGCTCGACGGCGAACACTTCTCGCTGCGCAAGCTGGGACTGAAATCGGCGAAACATGCTGCCTGGCTGGCGGTGGCGGGATGGACCGGCTTCACCTTCATCGGCTACTTCACGCCGATACGCACGCTGGCGACTGAAGTGGCCGCCTTCTCGCTGGGGCCGTGGCAGACCTTCTGGATTTTCTTCTACAGCTTCGCCACCTACGGCCAGGCCGGTTTCATGCGCGAGCAGGTGTGCAAGTACATGTGCCCGTATGCGCGCTTCCAGAGCGCCATGTTCGACAAGGACACGCTGATCATCACCTATGACGCGGAACGCGGCGAACCGCGCGGCGCACGTGGCAAGAAAGCCGATCCGAAGACGCTCGGGCTAGGCGACTGCATCGACTGTAACGTGTGCGTGCAGGTTTGCCCGACCGGCATCGACATCCGCAAGGGCCTGCAGTATGAATGCATCGCCTGCGCCGCCTGCGTCGACAGCTGCAACGAGGTGATGGGCAAGATGGGCTATGAAAAAGGCCTGATCCGCTACACCACGCAGAATGCGATGGCCAACAAGTGGAACAAGCACACCATCTGGCGCCATGTGCTGCGCCCGCGCACGCTGATCTATACCTCCCTCCTGCTGACCATCCTGTTCGCGGCGGGCCTGTCGCTGGCGCTGCGCACGCCGCTCAAGGTGGACGTCATCCGCGACCGGGGCATGCCGCGCACGATGGATAACGGCGCGATCGAAAACGTGTACCGCCTGCAGGTGATGAACACCGACGAACAGCCGCACCGATTCGTCATCGACGTCAGCGGCCCGTCCGGCATCGCCGTTTCCTCCGAACCGGTGTTCGACATGCCGGCCGCGGCCACCCGCGCCGTGCCGGTGCGGGTTACGCTGCAGCCAAGCGCGGCCGGAGCCGGCTCCAATCCGATCCGCTTCACGGTGCGCGACAAGGAGCGGCCCGACGTGTCGGTCACGGAGAAGGCGGTGTTCCTGGTGCCGAGGTAA
- a CDS encoding diguanylate cyclase — translation MTLISGIFLVSACLCILMLVVLSSHIRMDEPGATEWAAANAIGFVAFILYALGRQLPPLIAFEAANTAYAAAVMAMLAGFRRFAGGRLSPLAGATWLAIFTAAIALFHYRYDSFALRTITVSAFQSVVLAAIAVTVFGNRQARRLCYSCLLTGAVAALFGAGNGVRAMVHVFQSGEVTSLLQPSPSSIFFLSAGALVLPALTCGAMMMVHEHALAHAADAASRDFLTGAMTRHAFLERVEREWARPGKEFAVLMLEVDRLPLIRQTFGNAAGDQMMADIALRAESVLRSADCFARFDAQKFAVLLPQTGTPTALKIAQRLAARVERPEATAEFAPGQDETPTCTVSIGVAALGQGESIPDLLGHAQEALQAARTAGGNRVVCAGAAMQRQMARNAGRELTT, via the coding sequence ATGACTCTCATCTCCGGCATATTCCTGGTCTCGGCCTGCCTGTGCATCCTGATGCTGGTCGTGCTGTCTTCCCACATCCGCATGGACGAGCCGGGCGCGACGGAATGGGCGGCGGCGAACGCCATCGGCTTCGTTGCCTTCATCCTGTACGCGCTGGGCCGGCAACTGCCGCCGCTGATTGCGTTCGAAGCGGCCAACACGGCCTATGCGGCGGCGGTGATGGCCATGCTGGCCGGCTTCCGGCGCTTTGCCGGCGGCCGCCTGTCGCCGCTGGCCGGCGCGACCTGGCTCGCCATCTTCACTGCCGCCATTGCGTTGTTCCATTACCGCTACGATTCGTTTGCGCTGCGCACCATCACCGTATCGGCGTTTCAGAGCGTGGTTCTTGCCGCGATCGCCGTTACCGTTTTCGGCAACCGGCAGGCGCGGCGCTTGTGCTACTCGTGCCTGTTGACGGGGGCGGTCGCGGCACTGTTTGGCGCCGGCAACGGTGTGCGGGCGATGGTGCATGTATTTCAGTCGGGCGAGGTAACCTCATTGCTGCAACCTTCGCCATCGAGCATCTTCTTTCTCTCGGCCGGCGCGCTGGTGCTGCCGGCCCTGACCTGCGGCGCCATGATGATGGTGCATGAACATGCACTCGCGCATGCGGCGGATGCGGCCAGCCGGGATTTTCTCACCGGCGCCATGACCCGACACGCGTTCCTGGAGCGGGTCGAGCGCGAATGGGCGCGGCCGGGGAAGGAGTTCGCCGTGCTGATGCTGGAGGTGGACCGTCTGCCGCTCATCAGGCAAACTTTCGGCAATGCCGCGGGCGATCAGATGATGGCGGATATCGCATTGCGCGCCGAGAGCGTGCTCAGGTCGGCAGACTGTTTCGCGCGCTTCGACGCGCAGAAATTCGCCGTGCTGCTGCCGCAAACCGGGACCCCCACGGCGCTGAAAATCGCGCAACGGCTGGCCGCCCGGGTAGAAAGACCGGAAGCGACAGCGGAGTTTGCTCCGGGCCAGGACGAGACGCCGACGTGTACCGTGAGCATCGGCGTTGCCGCGTTGGGGCAGGGTGAATCGATACCGGATCTGCTTGGTCACGCGCAGGAAGCGCTGCAAGCGGCGAGGACGGCGGGCGGAAATCGGGTTGTCTGTGCCGGGGCGGCTATGCAACGACAGATGGCACGGAACGCTGGAAGGGAACTGACGACATGA
- a CDS encoding cytochrome bd oxidase small subunit, CydX/CbdX family yields MDIMWCFAWIPGIGFAVLLAILNATWGENEEARRLAHDKDAANHAPRGAHGQACVGPGVVAAGAGYRVDAGPVRIPAPADRRRRARRLFSTPACLLAIVLMAVRLSGA; encoded by the coding sequence ATGGACATCATGTGGTGTTTCGCCTGGATTCCGGGGATCGGATTTGCGGTGCTGCTGGCCATCCTCAATGCGACGTGGGGCGAAAACGAGGAGGCGCGGCGTCTGGCGCATGACAAGGATGCGGCAAACCATGCGCCGCGAGGGGCGCATGGACAGGCATGCGTCGGGCCTGGCGTGGTTGCCGCTGGTGCTGGCTATCGCGTTGACGCTGGTCCTGTCCGTATCCCCGCGCCTGCTGATCGGCGACGGCGGGCGCGCCGACTTTTTTCTACGCCGGCGTGCCTGCTCGCCATCGTTCTCATGGCTGTGCGGCTATCGGGAGCATAG
- a CDS encoding sigma-54-dependent Fis family transcriptional regulator: MNTETSLPAVEGAALRSLPQVQALISYLEQEAQPMIVLDTEYSILAANTAYQRQFATADKPYIGHKCYRISHHYNLPCDQAGEHCPMKKAFEKRGPDRVLHIHHTPRGPEHVDVELRPILDEQREVVAYVERLSVVRNASARPSAEGLVGRSAAFNDALWALQRVAPSMLPVLLQGESGTGKELFARAVHEASERAHGPFVVVDCSGLTETLFESELFGHEKGSFTGANARKHGLVEIAQGGTLFLDEIGDVPLAMQVKLLRLIESGTFRRVGGLETLRADFRLVSATHKPLKAMMADGRFRQDLYYRIGAFPIHLPALRERSDDIPLLVNSFLQRSAAGKGKITVDPAAMRRLQAYDWPGNIRELRNVLERALLFTDDRVIRVEHLPPDLYPAPVAGPATKAGAASDDTLRRMATGFGGTRRELAEHLGMSERTLYRRLKALGLA, translated from the coding sequence ATGAATACCGAAACGTCCCTGCCCGCCGTCGAGGGCGCGGCACTGCGCTCGCTGCCGCAGGTGCAGGCACTGATTTCCTACCTCGAACAAGAAGCGCAGCCGATGATCGTGCTCGACACCGAGTACAGCATCCTCGCCGCCAATACCGCCTATCAGCGCCAGTTCGCCACCGCCGACAAACCCTATATCGGGCACAAGTGCTACCGCATCTCGCATCACTACAACCTGCCCTGCGACCAGGCGGGCGAACACTGCCCGATGAAGAAGGCGTTCGAAAAACGCGGACCGGACCGGGTGCTGCACATCCATCACACGCCGCGCGGGCCGGAGCATGTCGATGTCGAACTGCGCCCTATCCTGGATGAGCAGCGCGAGGTGGTGGCCTACGTGGAGCGGCTGTCGGTGGTGCGCAACGCGTCGGCGCGCCCGAGCGCCGAAGGGCTGGTCGGCCGCTCGGCCGCGTTCAATGATGCGCTGTGGGCGCTGCAGCGGGTGGCGCCGTCGATGCTGCCGGTGCTGCTGCAGGGCGAATCCGGCACCGGCAAGGAACTGTTCGCGCGTGCGGTGCACGAGGCGAGCGAGCGCGCGCACGGCCCATTCGTGGTGGTCGACTGCTCCGGGTTGACCGAAACGCTGTTCGAAAGCGAACTGTTCGGCCACGAGAAAGGCTCCTTTACCGGCGCTAATGCGCGCAAGCACGGGCTGGTCGAAATCGCGCAGGGCGGCACCCTATTCCTCGACGAAATCGGTGACGTGCCGCTGGCGATGCAAGTCAAGCTGCTGCGCCTGATCGAATCCGGCACCTTCCGCCGGGTCGGAGGCCTGGAGACGCTGCGCGCCGATTTCCGCCTGGTGTCGGCCACGCACAAGCCGCTCAAGGCGATGATGGCGGACGGCCGCTTCCGGCAAGACCTGTACTACCGCATCGGCGCCTTCCCGATCCATCTGCCGGCCTTGCGCGAGCGCAGCGACGACATACCTTTGCTGGTCAATTCCTTTCTCCAGCGCAGCGCCGCCGGCAAGGGAAAAATCACGGTGGACCCGGCCGCGATGCGCCGCCTGCAGGCCTACGACTGGCCCGGCAACATTCGCGAGTTACGCAACGTGCTGGAGCGTGCCCTGCTGTTTACGGACGATCGCGTGATACGGGTCGAGCATCTGCCGCCGGATCTCTATCCCGCACCGGTGGCCGGACCGGCAACGAAAGCCGGCGCAGCGTCGGACGATACGCTGAGGCGGATGGCGACCGGCTTTGGCGGTACGCGCCGCGAACTGGCCGAGCATCTCGGCATGAGCGAGCGCACGCTGTACCGACGACTGAAGGCGCTGGGGTTGGCGTGA